The Nitrospira sp. sequence CATCGCCGAGAAAGACACGATGGATGTTGGTTAGGAACAGATTGCCGGTATCGCGAACGACACCTACATCGTCCTGAATATGCAAAGTAAGTTGAAAATCATCCCGCCAATTTCGACCTTCATGGCCATTGGCCGGCAGGATCGGATCGTTGAAGAAAATCCTAAGTCCATCAAAGTCGGTCCGCAGACGGTCGAGCACGATGATGTTCGGCGCAATGACAAGAAAGTTGCGTGCGAGAACAGAGTCTGTTTCGTATAGTCTGTGGAAGAAGCTCCAGGCGATGAGGAGAGACAGAACCTTGGTCTTTCCCGCTCCCGTCGCCATTTTTAGCACATAACGAGGCCACTCTTCGTCGAACATGCCTGAGGAGACCGCGCCTGACGCGTCGAACCGAAGCAAATCATACTTATCGCGTGCACGCCGAACCTCGAACAACCAGATCACAGTCTCTACCGCTTCGCGTTGGGCAAAATAGTATCGGAACGGAGAGAGTGAGCCGTCCGCATTTTCGATTAGATGTTCGCTTTCAAACCAATGCCTGAGCAGGGCTGCAGAAGTAGCGGACACGCCAGGATATTGCGCAGTTCGCCAGTCGTAAACTTCTTCACGAACATTGGCTACGAGAGGCGGCAGTAGCTTCTCATAGGCCGTGGTGCGGAGTGTTTCATCAGCAGGAAACCAGCGTTGCGATGGAATAAGCGGAGCGTAGGGGGATACCGGAAAATCAGGGTGAAGAGCCATAGCTCCTACAGCCAATTAGGAATCTAGCCGGAGGAGGATACTCGGTTCTGTGGGGGAAATCATCTCTCTTGAATGACCATTCAGACGCCTTTAGCCAAACGAGATTCCATTTTAGGCGGCTTGACAGTGACTTGAACCGGGTGCTACCACCGTCGCATGGTAAAAACCGATCATCCTCCCCTGGCACAAGACTCTCAGGCCCCGGCAAAAGTTGTCTCGACCTGGTCCGGACAAGCCCGCGAGGATGCCGTGCAGCGAATGTTCACGGCCATCGCGGGCGTGTATGACCTGAACAACACCCTCTTGAGCTTCGGCCTGCACTACCGATGGAAGAAAATGACGGCTTCCTATGTTGCCCCGGTCGAACAAGGCGTAGGGCTTGATGTAGGGTCCGGCACGGCGGATCTCGCCCTGCTCCTCCAGCCACGCATGGGCAGCAAGGGGCGTGTGATTGCGTCCGATCTCAATTATGCGATGCTGGCTGAAGGCAGTAAGAAGGTGGGGAGCAGGGGTCTGGCAGATAAGATCTCGTGCCTACAAGCAAGCGCGGAACATTTGGGATTCGCCGACAATACGTTCGATGCGGTCACAACCGGCTTTTGCATGCGGAATGTCGGGGATTTGCCGCAAGCCGTAAGAGAAATCCGCCGGGTGATGAAATCCGGAGGCCGCTTCGTGTGTCTTGAGTTTTCACGTCCGGTGTTCGGCTGGCTGCGGGCTCTGTATGATTGGTACTCCTTTACACTCCTGCCCTGGGTCGGCACGAAGGTCGCTCGGGACACCACCGGTGTCTATGAGTACCTTCCTGCGTCGATCCGAACATTCCCCGATCAGGAACGGCTGTGCCAGATCCTCCGTGAAGCCGGCTTCAGTCAGGTGTCGTACAAAAACCTCAGCGGTGGAATCGTCGCCATTCATGTCGCGACGAAATGAGTACTGAGTAGTGGACTCGATTCTGTATATTTTTCTCCCTTGCAAAAAGGTCTATCCCATCGGGATCACCTACTTGGCGGACTTTATCCATCGGCGGAAACCGGAGGTCAGACAGCGAATTCTGGATCTCTCGCTGTTTCCCGTCTCGCAACGGAGTCAAGCCATCCGGGATGCCGCCACGGAGTTCAAGCCGGATCTGGTTTGCTTTTCTTGGCGCGACATTCAGATCTTTTCCCCGCATGAAGGTGATTCCTCACTGGAACACGCGTTTAACTTCTATTTTGCCAGCAACCCACTCAAGCGAATCACGGCGTCGATCGCAGGCGTCAAGCAGCTCTATCGCTATTACAGTCACATCTATACGATCCTGTCGTACCCTTGGCTGATCCGCAAAGAGTTTCCAAAGTCCCAGATCATGATCGGGGGCGGCGCGTTTACAGCCTTTGCCGATCAATTGATCGAAAAGCTCCCGGAAGGGACGATCGGGATTCTCGGTGAGGGAGAGGACGCCATCCTCAAGGTCATCGAAGGCCGTTCGATTGAGGATGAACGATATATCGTCAAAGAAGGGAAACAGATCCGGAAAGGCCGGCAGGGCTCACCCGCGCTTCTTGATGCCCTGACGGTCGATTTACCCTATCTCACCTCGATCTTTCCTCAGTACGGTGAATACATCGGTGAGTCGATCGGAGTGCAGTCCAAACGAGGCT is a genomic window containing:
- the ubiE gene encoding bifunctional demethylmenaquinone methyltransferase/2-methoxy-6-polyprenyl-1,4-benzoquinol methylase UbiE — its product is MVKTDHPPLAQDSQAPAKVVSTWSGQAREDAVQRMFTAIAGVYDLNNTLLSFGLHYRWKKMTASYVAPVEQGVGLDVGSGTADLALLLQPRMGSKGRVIASDLNYAMLAEGSKKVGSRGLADKISCLQASAEHLGFADNTFDAVTTGFCMRNVGDLPQAVREIRRVMKSGGRFVCLEFSRPVFGWLRALYDWYSFTLLPWVGTKVARDTTGVYEYLPASIRTFPDQERLCQILREAGFSQVSYKNLSGGIVAIHVATK